One window from the genome of Nitrosospira multiformis encodes:
- a CDS encoding CreA family protein produces the protein MARIQSALKAIIPILFCMPFSTPVQAELVGEVDTAFRWLGKDDRVVIEAYDDPKVRGITCYVSRARTGGVKGTVGLAEDRAEASIACRQVTETLHFTEKLPRQEDVFTERMSILFKRLHIVRMVDSKRNTLIYLTYSDKLIDGSPQNSVTAVPVMHATPIPVK, from the coding sequence ATGGCACGAATCCAATCCGCACTCAAGGCGATAATCCCGATATTGTTCTGCATGCCGTTTTCCACACCGGTGCAAGCGGAACTTGTCGGCGAAGTGGACACCGCCTTCCGCTGGCTAGGCAAGGATGACCGGGTAGTCATCGAGGCGTATGACGATCCCAAGGTCCGCGGAATAACCTGCTATGTGTCCCGCGCAAGGACAGGCGGAGTAAAAGGTACCGTAGGTTTGGCGGAAGATCGGGCGGAAGCCTCCATAGCCTGCCGTCAGGTGACAGAGACGCTCCATTTTACGGAGAAGCTTCCCCGTCAGGAGGACGTGTTCACTGAACGCATGTCCATTTTATTCAAGCGCCTGCACATCGTCCGCATGGTTGACTCCAAGCGCAACACTCTTATCTATCTGACCTATTCCGACAAACTGATAGACGGAAGCCCGCAAAACAGCGTTACCGCCGTTCCCGTGATGCACGCGACACCCATCCCGGTTAAATAA